Proteins from a genomic interval of Pararge aegeria chromosome 26, ilParAegt1.1, whole genome shotgun sequence:
- the LOC120635182 gene encoding uncharacterized protein LOC120635182, translated as MALRFLQANINHCARAQDLLFQSLAERLINVAVVAEPYYVPSGNEWVGDRDGLVAIVSRSAVGSPAFGQAVKGRGFVAAFIRDVLVVGAYFSPNRALVEFEQFLVEIGALIGRSRPCRVLVVGDLNAKSTAWGSPATDARGEALEEWAVLTGLEVLNRGSVHTCVRQQGGSIVDVTFADSILARRVSGWEVLQDEETLSDHRYIRFEVSSIPAAIRRVSRPLPGDSPRWAVKRLDREVLIEAALVQAWLPALENPVEEEAEYFGQAMSQ; from the coding sequence ATGGCTCTCCGATTTCTAcaggcgaatatcaaccactgcgccagagctcaggacctcctgTTCCAGAGTTTGGCGGAGAGGTTGATCAACGTTGCGGTTGTGGCTGAGCCATACTATGTCCCCTCGGGCAATGAATGGGTGGGGGATCGCGATGGCCTGGTGGCCATCGTGTCCCGTTCCGCGGTCGGTTCCCCGGCCTTCGGACAGGCCGtcaagggccgtgggttcgttgcGGCCTTTATAAGGGACGTTTTAGTGGTCGGAGCGTACTTCTCGCCGAACAGAGCTCTGGTCGAGTTCGAACAGTTCCTGGTCGAGATCGGGGCTCTTATCGGCCGAAGTCGTCCTTGCCGGGTACTCGTCGTCGGAGATCTCAACGCAAAGTCTACTGCATGGGGATCCCCGGCGACCGATGCTCGTGGTGAGGCACTCGAGGAGTGGGCGGTTTTGACGGGCCTAGAGGTGTTGAACCGGGGGTCCGTTCACActtgcgtgcggcaacagggtgGGTCTATTGTGGACGTGACGTTCGCAGATTCCATCCTGGCGCGCCGTGTGTCGGGCTGGGAGGTTCTGCAGGATGAGGAGACGCTCTCGGATCACCGCTACATTCGCTTTGAGGTCTCCTCTATCCCGGCGGCTATCCGAAGAGTGAGCCGACCCCTACCCGGGGACAGCCCGCGTTGGGCCGTCAAACGGCTGGACCGCGAGGTCCTGATTGAGGCAGCACTGGTgcagg